A genomic window from Triticum urartu cultivar G1812 chromosome 7, Tu2.1, whole genome shotgun sequence includes:
- the LOC125522743 gene encoding phosphoribosylglycinamide formyltransferase, chloroplastic-like, translating to MEAAAVASSGCGLRCSLYPVPNQHRRGARLGLAAKRQQRCAVACGRLLLRPNARVYTAASASASAVMDSGAGDSGVRRKRLAVFVSGGGSNFRSIHEAALGGKVNGDVVALVTDKPGCGGAEYAMCNGIPVVVFTKLKSAPEGVSTDELLNVLRDLKVDFILLAGYLKLIPGELVKAFPRSMLNIHPSLLPAFGGKGYYGLKVHKAVIASGARYSGPTVHFVDEQFDTGKTLAQRVVPVLANDTPEQLAARVLHEEHQVYVEAVAALCEDRIVWRDDGVPLIRSQTNPNAYT from the exons ATGGAGGCGGCCGCCGTCGCTTCCTCCGGCTGCGGGCTGCGCTGCTCGCTTTACCCCGTCCCGAACCAGCATAGGAGAGGCGCTCGCCTGGGCTTAGCGGCCAAGAGGCAGCAGCGCTGCGCCGTCGCTTGCGGGCGGTTGCTGCTCCGTCCGAACGCTCGCGTATACACGGCGGCatcggcgtcggcgtcggcggTGATGGATAGCGGCGCCGGGGACTCCGGGGTGAGGAGGAAGAGGCTCGCGGTGTTCGTGTCCGGTGGGGGCTCCAACTTCCGGTCGATCCACGAGGCCGCCCTGGGTGGGAAGGTGAACGGGGATGTGGTTGCGCTCGTCACCGATAAGCCAG GCTGCGGTGGCGCCGAGTACGCAATGTGCAATGGCATTCCCGTGGTCGTGTTTACGAAGTTGAAATCGGCACCGGAGGGGGTCTCCACAGATGAACTTCTGAATGTTCTGAG GGATCTGAAGGTAGACTTCATTCTACTTGCTGGTTACTTGAAGCTCATACCTGGCGAGCTAGTTAAGGCATTTCCCAGATCCATGCTGAATATACATCCTTCACTGCTCCCGGCATTTGGAGGCAAGGGTTATTATGGTTTAAAAGTGCATAAAGCAGTCATTGCATCTGGAGCCAG ATACTCAGGACCAACTGTGCACTTTGTGGATGAGCAGTTTGACACAGGGAAGACCTTAGCCCAAAGAGTTGTGCCTGTGTTAGCCAATGATACTCCAGAGCAATTGGCTGCAAGGGTTCTTCACGAG GAGCACCAAGTTTACGTTGAGGCAGTTGCTGCCTTGTGTGAGGATCGAATTGTTTGGCGAGACGATGGTGTCCCACTTATCAGAAGTCAGACAAACCCCAATGCGTATACCTAA
- the LOC125525446 gene encoding wall-associated receptor kinase 2-like, with protein sequence MGTRRTVHEHHHLFVEIEIAAAASMERLVHTVAVVAALLLLLQQPLDAAAAATCSTRCGGIGISYPFGIEAGCYRDGFNLTCDHSYRPPKLFLGDGTVEVLEISIPGGTVRVNSSSIALSPAAGAPGKKANSTARYHTWSGLRRGGPFFVSPEKNKFLVLSCSNVQVLLLAEDNSTVNACATYCPPAPGKGQPFQFPLSKDCSGIGCCSAAIPKGYTSYSIQVQPPGNVSEFDADSSVYIAEEGSYNVTHLIFETVKTLPVLLDWVISNSTCGKELPASGCRSTSSSCQNYTSFAYKGYRCRCSAGYEGNPYVVDGCQDIDECAHWELHSCYGTCINMPGTFRCQCPDETNGNPFIKGGCIKNKKSSQGLSIGLVASGGSILVLLAFGAPFVTRKIKQQKAQKRKDKFFKQNHGLLFQQLVSQRADMGERMIITLAELEKATNNFDKTREVGGGGHGIVYKGILDLQVVAIKKSKIIVQREINDFINEVAILSQINHRNVVKLIGCCLEAEVPLLVYEFISNGTLEHHLHVEGPVSLSWDDRLRIALEISTALAYLHSAASMPVYHRDIKSANILLDESLTAKVSDFGASKFVPIDQTGVTTAVQGTIGYLDPMYYYTGRLTDKSDVFSFGVLLVELLTRKRPLAYHSVDGDGLVLHFASLVTGGVLADLLDPQVMEEEDGEVQEVAALAAKCVRLNGEDRPAMREVEMTLENLRIKRKQAARDAKSRSYDDDGQLSTDDTASEGDTEQPSGEYTVEEQILLSERYPR encoded by the exons ATGGGGACGAGAAGAACAGTCCACGAACATCACCACCTTTTTGTGGAGATTGAGATAGCCGCAGCTGCATCTATGGAGAGGTTAGTGCACACCGTGGCTGTAGTTGCagcgttgctgctgctgctgcagcaGCCGTTGGACGCAGCAGCAGCAGCTACCTGCAGCACCCGCTGTGGCGGCATCGGTATCTCCTACCCCTTTGGGATCGAGGCCGGCTGCTACCGCGACGGCTTCAACCTCACCTGCGACCACTCGTACCGGCCGCCCAAGCTGTTCCTCGGCGACGGCACCGTGGAGGTGCTCGAGATCTCCATTCCTGGCGGCACGGTGCGCGTCAACAGCAGTAGCATCGCGCTGTCACCAGCAGCAGGGGCACCAGGCAAGAAGGCCAACAGCACGGCAAGGTACCACACGTGGAGTGGGCTCAGAAGGGGCGGCCCGTTCTTTGTCTCGCCGGAGAAGAACAAGTTCCTGGTGCTGTCTTGCAGCAACGTCCAGGTCCTCCTCCTCGCGGAGGACAACAGCACCGTCAACGCCTGTGCCACTTACTGCCCACCGGCCCCAGGAAAGGGCCAGCCTTTTCAGTTCCCCTTGAGCAAGGATTGCTCCGGCATTGGCTGCTGCAGTGCTGCCATCCCCAAAGGCTACACCTCTTACAGCATCCAGGTCCAGCCCCCTGGCAATGTTTCTGAATTCGATGCAGACTCTTCAGTCTACATAGCCGAGGAAGGTTCCTATAATGTCACACACCTGATATTCGAAACTGTAAAGACTCTTCCAGTCTTGCTGGACTGGGTGATCAGCAACTCAACATGTGGTAAGGAACTGCCTGCTTCTGGGTGCCGCAGCACCAGCAGCTCCTGTCAGAACTACACAAGCTTTGCTTACAAAGGGTACCGCTGTCGCTGCTCTGCTGGCTACGAAGGCAACCCTTATGTTGTGGATGGATGCCAAG ACATTGATGAGTGTGCGCACTGGGAACTCCACTCATGCTACGGAACCTGCATAAATATGCCTGGAACGTTTCGCTGCCAATGCCCTGATGAGACTAACGGGAACCCCTTCATAAAAGGGGGGTGCATCAAGAACAAGAAATCCTCTCAAG GTTTAAGCATAGGCCTAGTAGCCAGTGGTGGGTCAATTCTTGTGCTTCTGGCTTTTGGTGCTCCCTTTGTGACACGTAAGATCAAGCAacagaaggcccaaaaaagaaaagaCAAGTTTTTCAAGCAAAATCATGGGTTGCTATTTCAGCAGTTAGTATCGCAAAGAGCGGATATGGGTGAACGGATGATCATCACCCTAGCAGAGCTAGAGAAGGCCACAAACAATTTTGACAAAACTCGTGAGGTTGGCGGTGGAGGACATGGCATTGTGTATAAAGGCATTCTGGATCTACAAGTTGTAGCCATCAAGAAATCAAAGATTATTGTACAGAGAGAAATCAATGACTTTATTAATGAGGTTGCAATTCTTTCCCAAATCAACCATCGAAATGTCGTGAAGTTAATTGGATGTTGTCTCGAGGCAGAAGTCCCGTTGTTGGTTTACGAGTTCATTTCAAATGGAACTCTTGAGCATCATCTGCATGTAGAAGGACCAGTATCACTATCGTGGGACGACCGACTGAGGATTGCACTTGAGATCTCTACAGCTCTGGCCTATCTACATTCAGCTGCTTCAATGCCAGTGTATCATAGAGATATTAAGTCTGCCAACATACTTCTTGACGAAAGCTTAACAGCCAAGGTATCGGACTTTGGGGCTTCAAAGTTTGTTCCTATTGATCAAACGGGGGTGACTACTGCGGTTCAAGGAACAATTGGCTACTTGGATCCCATGTACTATTACACTGGCCGTCTAACAGACAAGAGCGATGTCTTCAGCTTTGGCGTCCTTCTCGTGGAACTGCTTACCAGGAAGAGACCACTCGCCTATCATTCTGTGGATGGCGATGGTCTTGTTCTGCATTTTGCCTCACTGGTTACGGGAGGCGTGCTGGCTGACTTGCTGGATCCTCAGGTCATGGAAGAGGAAGACGGGGAGGTCCAGGAGGTAGCTGCGCTCGCGGCAAAGTGCGTGAGGTTGAATGGAGAGGACCGACCGGCGATGAGAGAGGTGGAGATGACGCTCGAAAACCTGCGGATCAAGAGGAAGCAAGCTGCACGTGATGCGAAATCTAGGAGCTATGATGATGATGGCCAACTCTCTACCGACGACACGGCAAGTGAAGGGGACACCGAGCAGCCAAGTGGGGAGTACACCGTGGAAGAGCAAATCCTGTTGTCGGAGAGGTATCCTCGATGA